In a genomic window of Allomeiothermus silvanus DSM 9946:
- a CDS encoding cryptochrome/photolyase family protein: MNLVWHRADLRTHDHPALYQAAQSGPLVGLVNLDPHILEPTSPRRRAWFYANTQALREAYARRGGTLLVRYGTPWEVLPQVVAELGVQRVFAIASYTPYGLHRDHKTEQAIPGRIHWCEGNHVQPPGRLLKPDGTPYTVYTPYAKRWWGEAERLGEGLLPPGRFPALERPDLELGQVPQEPSDVPLPPPGEEAALQALEAFLRDRLPTYHQTRDRLDGQGGSRLSPYFTLGVLSPRLAVHRALHIGGEGARKWVAELAWRDFSADLLYHRPQMLHQSFDPRWDGLPWVDDPELFEAWKAGETGIALVDAAMRELNATGFMSNRARMAVAQFAVKLALLPWQKAEQHFKNRLLDGDTASNLQGWQWAGGLGVDAAPYFRVFNLERQVAQHDPEGVWLKRWLPEWGGPPVQPVIDLEAARQRYLAAAARIAKPRPPT, encoded by the coding sequence ATGAATCTGGTTTGGCATAGAGCCGATTTACGCACCCACGACCACCCGGCGCTTTACCAAGCGGCCCAAAGTGGGCCCCTGGTGGGCCTGGTCAACCTCGATCCACACATCCTCGAGCCCACCTCTCCCCGCCGCCGGGCCTGGTTTTACGCCAACACCCAGGCCCTGCGCGAAGCGTATGCCCGTCGTGGAGGAACGCTGCTAGTGCGCTACGGAACTCCCTGGGAGGTGTTGCCCCAGGTAGTGGCGGAACTGGGGGTACAGAGGGTTTTCGCCATTGCCAGCTATACCCCCTACGGCTTGCACCGGGACCACAAGACCGAACAGGCTATACCGGGTCGGATCCATTGGTGCGAGGGGAACCATGTCCAGCCGCCCGGCCGCTTGCTTAAGCCCGATGGCACGCCGTATACGGTCTATACTCCTTACGCCAAGCGATGGTGGGGCGAAGCGGAGCGGCTTGGTGAGGGGCTTCTTCCCCCTGGGCGCTTCCCGGCCCTCGAGCGGCCTGACTTGGAACTCGGCCAGGTTCCCCAGGAGCCCAGCGATGTTCCCCTGCCGCCCCCGGGAGAGGAAGCCGCATTACAAGCGCTGGAGGCTTTTTTGCGGGATAGGCTTCCTACCTACCACCAGACCCGCGACCGGCTCGACGGCCAGGGGGGCTCGAGGCTCTCCCCCTACTTCACCCTCGGCGTTCTATCGCCCCGGTTGGCGGTGCATAGGGCCTTGCACATCGGCGGGGAGGGGGCCCGTAAATGGGTTGCCGAACTAGCCTGGCGCGACTTCAGCGCGGACTTGCTCTACCACCGCCCGCAGATGCTCCACCAGAGCTTTGATCCCCGCTGGGACGGGCTTCCCTGGGTGGATGACCCTGAGCTTTTTGAGGCTTGGAAGGCGGGAGAGACCGGGATTGCCCTGGTGGACGCGGCAATGCGCGAACTCAACGCCACCGGTTTTATGTCTAACCGAGCCCGCATGGCAGTAGCCCAGTTTGCCGTCAAGCTCGCCCTGTTGCCTTGGCAAAAGGCCGAACAGCACTTCAAGAACCGGTTGCTTGACGGGGATACCGCGAGCAACCTGCAAGGCTGGCAGTGGGCGGGCGGGCTGGGGGTAGACGCGGCCCCCTACTTTCGGGTGTTCAACCTCGAGCGCCAGGTAGCCCAGCACGACCCCGAAGGGGTGTGGCTCAAGCGCTGGTTGCCAGAGTGGGGAGGACCTCCCGTGCAGCCGGTGATCGACCTGGAAGCCGCCCGCCAGCGCTACCTCGCAGCCGCCGCGAGGATCGCCAAGCCCAGACCTCCTACCTAA
- a CDS encoding heme/hemin ABC transporter substrate-binding protein has protein sequence MSCMWTRVLVLLGILAFGSGLAQPYRVSDATGKEVEIRSTERIVSIGGSLTEILYALGLGERIVARDTGSYVPLEATRKPDIGLFFRLNAEPILAARPTLVIAVAEAGPPPVIQQLRQAGVTVLLVPDEPTLDGVKKKIRTLAAAVGKVQRGEELVRGLERDLLALRSKLSQRSGQPKQRVLYLYPRDPRNTFVCGEEASGAGLITLAGAENAIKEARGSGAVRGCVNITAEAVVAAKPDVIVVPYFPDQPFNLESVLRLPGVAQTPAGQNRRIVAMEVLYLSGYGYTVGKAALDLHRAIYEQSGFVQIAGKLGEAR, from the coding sequence ATGAGCTGTATGTGGACTCGAGTTCTTGTGTTGCTAGGTATACTCGCCTTTGGCTCCGGCTTGGCCCAACCCTACCGCGTGAGCGATGCCACCGGTAAAGAGGTGGAAATCCGCAGCACCGAGCGCATCGTAAGCATCGGGGGAAGCCTTACCGAAATCCTCTATGCGCTAGGTCTGGGAGAGCGCATCGTAGCCCGCGACACCGGCTCCTACGTGCCGCTGGAAGCTACCCGCAAACCCGACATCGGCCTCTTCTTCCGCCTGAACGCCGAGCCCATCCTGGCTGCCCGGCCCACCTTGGTGATCGCGGTGGCCGAGGCTGGGCCTCCTCCGGTAATTCAACAACTCCGCCAGGCTGGGGTCACCGTGCTGTTGGTTCCCGATGAGCCAACCTTGGATGGGGTTAAGAAAAAGATCCGCACCCTGGCGGCGGCAGTCGGGAAGGTGCAGCGCGGGGAGGAACTGGTGCGGGGCCTCGAGCGCGACCTCTTGGCCTTGCGCTCCAAGCTCTCCCAGCGCTCTGGCCAACCCAAGCAGCGGGTGCTCTACCTGTACCCCCGCGATCCCCGCAACACCTTCGTCTGCGGCGAGGAAGCCAGTGGAGCCGGGCTTATCACATTGGCGGGGGCTGAGAACGCCATCAAGGAAGCGCGCGGGAGCGGGGCCGTGCGGGGCTGCGTGAACATCACCGCCGAGGCTGTGGTAGCAGCCAAGCCCGACGTGATCGTGGTGCCCTACTTCCCCGACCAGCCCTTCAACCTCGAGAGCGTGCTACGGCTGCCGGGGGTGGCCCAGACCCCCGCTGGGCAGAACCGCCGCATCGTGGCGATGGAGGTGCTCTACCTCTCCGGCTATGGTTACACGGTGGGCAAAGCCGCCCTTGACCTGCACCGGGCCATCTACGAGCAAAGCGGCTTCGTACAGATCGCCGGGAAGCTGGGAGAAGCGCGCTAA
- a CDS encoding response regulator transcription factor, whose product MEVVSVRVLLVEDDRGVREALKLGLELEGYTVLEASNGPECLRKLEEGPDAVILDVLMPGGDGFGVLREIRRKSSVPVLMLTALDEVEWRVKGLKEGADDYLVKPYALPELVARLEAVLRRTRREDAILSYADLTLYPAKMEARRAERVLELSPKAFSLLKCLVEHAERILPKETLMQRVWGEEVEPNTLEVHLSALRRALGEPPLLHTLRGHGYILRK is encoded by the coding sequence ATGGAGGTCGTGAGCGTTCGGGTGCTGTTGGTCGAGGACGACCGGGGGGTGCGGGAGGCCCTCAAGCTAGGCCTCGAGCTGGAAGGTTACACCGTGCTGGAGGCTTCAAACGGCCCAGAGTGCCTGCGCAAACTGGAAGAAGGCCCCGATGCGGTGATTCTGGACGTGCTGATGCCGGGGGGCGATGGGTTTGGGGTGCTGCGTGAGATTCGTCGCAAAAGCAGCGTACCGGTATTGATGCTTACCGCCTTGGACGAGGTGGAGTGGCGGGTCAAGGGACTAAAGGAGGGGGCTGACGATTATTTGGTCAAACCGTATGCTTTGCCCGAGTTAGTAGCCCGCCTCGAGGCTGTGTTGCGCCGCACGCGTAGGGAAGATGCAATCCTCTCTTACGCCGACCTCACCCTGTACCCGGCCAAGATGGAAGCCCGCCGGGCGGAGCGGGTACTCGAGCTTTCCCCCAAGGCGTTCTCCCTCCTTAAGTGCCTGGTCGAGCACGCCGAGCGCATCCTGCCCAAAGAGACCCTGATGCAGCGGGTTTGGGGCGAGGAGGTCGAGCCCAACACGCTCGAGGTCCACCTCTCCGCGTTGCGCCGGGCCCTGGGTGAGCCTCCTTTGCTTCACACCCTGCGCGGGCACGGATACATCCTCAGGAAGTGA
- a CDS encoding DUF4397 domain-containing protein: MSKRVVLLASALFGFALAFAQDAFPQPGPNDALVRFVHLVPDGSRIDVSLGDKKIFEELSYQDTATYLPVAAGSPTFVLSEVAKTDDKGNSQPGAKLLEVKAKLEKGKRYTIALMGSAKAPKAQLFEDTFKAVTGQALVRVIHASADAPAVDLATKGGPVLFKGLAYGQGSAYTPVRAMTYDLEVRPAGKADVVLSLPGISLQAGRVYTVFVVGSAVDKTLEAVFAEDNYGE; encoded by the coding sequence ATGAGTAAGCGCGTCGTGCTACTAGCTTCAGCCTTGTTTGGATTTGCTCTGGCCTTTGCCCAGGACGCATTCCCCCAGCCCGGTCCCAACGATGCCCTGGTACGCTTCGTGCACCTGGTGCCGGATGGATCCAGGATAGATGTGTCCTTAGGGGACAAGAAAATCTTTGAGGAACTCTCATACCAGGATACCGCTACGTACTTGCCGGTGGCGGCGGGAAGCCCTACTTTCGTGTTGAGCGAGGTCGCCAAAACCGACGACAAAGGTAATTCCCAGCCCGGCGCGAAGCTCCTCGAGGTCAAGGCCAAGCTCGAGAAGGGTAAACGCTATACCATCGCACTTATGGGCTCCGCCAAAGCGCCCAAGGCCCAGCTTTTCGAAGATACCTTCAAGGCCGTGACAGGCCAGGCCTTGGTGCGGGTGATTCATGCTTCCGCCGACGCTCCGGCGGTGGACTTAGCTACCAAAGGCGGGCCGGTGCTTTTCAAAGGGCTGGCTTACGGCCAGGGTTCAGCGTACACACCGGTGCGGGCCATGACCTATGACCTAGAGGTACGCCCGGCAGGCAAGGCTGACGTGGTCCTCTCCTTACCGGGGATCAGCCTGCAAGCGGGACGGGTCTACACCGTTTTCGTAGTGGGTAGTGCAGTGGATAAGACGCTTGAAGCGGTATTCGCAGAGGACAACTACGGCGAGTAG
- a CDS encoding IS701-like element ISMesi2 family transposase gives MLSQASPKGVMPMNPPKCDDLDYIHFLIAAQRVFTCTEAARCSPKEKSPPAHDAFTRLLQRQPPDTAALWQEAKAFVKLREGLLILDDTTLDKPYARDMDLVSYHWSGKHQRVVRGIALMTLLWTEGQALIPCDFRVYDKPQDGKSKNDHFQTMLQKAKERGFQPEYVLMDSWYASLENLKAIVSFGWRFLTRLKGNRLVNPEGKGNVPIREVEIPGEGRVVHLRGFGFVRVFRTLSKDGEAEYWATNHLGMSEEKRAGLERQGWGIEVYHRGLKQCCGVERAQVRKAVSILRHLLLALRAFLRLEVYRLRRGVSWYEAKASIVREAIRSYLAHPLHILQPTA, from the coding sequence GTGCTTAGCCAAGCTTCTCCAAAGGGGGTGATGCCCATGAACCCACCGAAGTGCGATGACCTGGACTACATCCACTTTCTCATCGCCGCTCAGCGGGTCTTCACCTGTACCGAGGCCGCTCGCTGTAGTCCAAAGGAGAAGAGCCCTCCCGCCCATGATGCCTTTACCCGCCTGCTGCAAAGACAGCCGCCCGACACGGCGGCGCTGTGGCAGGAGGCCAAGGCCTTCGTGAAGCTCAGGGAGGGGCTGCTGATCCTGGACGACACCACCCTGGATAAGCCCTACGCTCGGGACATGGATCTGGTGAGTTACCACTGGAGCGGCAAACACCAAAGGGTGGTTAGGGGCATCGCCCTCATGACCCTGCTGTGGACGGAGGGGCAGGCCCTGATCCCCTGCGACTTTCGGGTCTACGACAAGCCCCAGGATGGGAAGAGCAAAAACGACCACTTTCAGACCATGCTCCAGAAAGCGAAGGAGCGGGGGTTTCAGCCGGAATATGTCCTGATGGACAGCTGGTATGCCAGCTTGGAGAACCTCAAGGCCATAGTCAGCTTTGGCTGGCGGTTTCTGACGCGGCTGAAGGGCAACCGCCTGGTCAACCCGGAGGGGAAGGGAAATGTACCCATCCGTGAGGTGGAAATCCCTGGGGAGGGGAGGGTGGTTCATCTTCGGGGTTTTGGGTTCGTGAGGGTGTTCCGAACGCTCTCCAAGGACGGGGAGGCGGAGTACTGGGCCACGAACCATCTGGGGATGAGCGAAGAGAAGCGGGCGGGGTTAGAGCGGCAAGGATGGGGGATCGAAGTGTACCATCGGGGGCTCAAGCAGTGCTGTGGGGTGGAGCGGGCCCAGGTGAGGAAGGCGGTCTCCATCCTGCGGCACCTCCTCCTGGCTTTGCGGGCCTTCCTCCGGCTGGAGGTCTACCGGCTGCGCAGGGGGGTGAGCTGGTACGAGGCCAAGGCGTCCATTGTTCGCGAGGCAATACGAAGTTATCTCGCCCATCCCCTCCACATCCTTCAGCCAACTGCGTAA
- a CDS encoding FecCD family ABC transporter permease, which translates to MTLSPVQKRQSRYRRAIWLVGVALPVVLLLAAGIGAYWIPPLEVPRVLSQKLEGYAVLVEIRFPRVLLAALVGATLALSGAVLQGMFRNPLADPGLIGVSAGAGFGAALWIVLFGALGWSYLGLPLAAFWGGLFTVALVWRVAQSGPRVHTATLLLAGIALNSVSGAAIGLLLFLADDQQLRSIAFWTLGGFGGTNWSLLALTAPFMLIAIFGLLRLAKPLNALVLGEGEAYHLGVSVERMKRQAIALTALGVGAAVAAAGGIGFVGLVVPHLFRLFAGPDHRYLLVGSALGGAVLSVLADLISRTVVAPAELPVGVITALVGGPFFLWLLLRYKKETYA; encoded by the coding sequence ATGACCCTCTCCCCCGTCCAAAAACGCCAAAGCCGCTACCGGCGGGCCATCTGGCTGGTCGGGGTGGCATTGCCGGTAGTCCTGCTGCTAGCGGCGGGGATCGGGGCTTACTGGATTCCCCCCCTCGAGGTTCCACGGGTGCTCTCGCAGAAGCTCGAGGGGTACGCGGTGTTGGTGGAGATCCGCTTCCCCAGGGTGCTTCTGGCCGCTCTGGTCGGGGCTACCCTGGCCCTTTCGGGAGCGGTACTGCAAGGGATGTTCCGCAACCCCCTGGCCGACCCTGGCTTGATCGGGGTGAGCGCCGGGGCCGGGTTTGGCGCCGCTTTGTGGATCGTGCTCTTCGGGGCGCTAGGCTGGAGCTACCTGGGCTTGCCGCTAGCGGCTTTTTGGGGTGGGCTCTTCACCGTGGCCTTGGTGTGGCGGGTAGCCCAGAGCGGCCCTCGGGTGCACACCGCTACCTTGCTGCTGGCGGGGATCGCGCTTAACAGCGTTTCCGGGGCAGCCATCGGGCTCTTGCTGTTCCTGGCCGACGACCAACAGCTACGCAGCATCGCTTTCTGGACCCTGGGCGGCTTCGGCGGGACTAACTGGTCGCTGCTGGCCCTGACGGCTCCTTTCATGCTCATCGCCATTTTCGGGTTGTTGCGGCTGGCCAAACCCCTCAACGCACTGGTGCTGGGTGAGGGGGAGGCGTACCACCTGGGGGTTTCGGTGGAGCGGATGAAGCGCCAAGCCATCGCCCTTACCGCGCTCGGGGTGGGGGCAGCGGTAGCGGCCGCCGGAGGGATCGGCTTCGTGGGGCTGGTGGTGCCGCACCTATTCCGTCTTTTCGCCGGGCCGGATCACCGCTACCTGCTGGTGGGCTCGGCGCTGGGCGGGGCGGTGCTCAGCGTGTTGGCCGATTTGATCTCGCGCACCGTGGTGGCTCCAGCGGAGCTTCCGGTAGGGGTCATCACTGCCCTGGTGGGGGGGCCTTTTTTCCTGTGGCTCTTGCTGCGGTATAAGAAGGAGACCTATGCCTGA
- a CDS encoding TetR/AcrR family transcriptional regulator — MNTREALLERAKAAFAERGYAATSLELLARSLGLSKAAVYHYFPSKRALLEALLEEALEETRQALNQPAGLEQRLLGYALAYRGQVEPLTALMTAHSGRRGGDQEAVKVSLVAMQQGMDLLAGVLETVVPGKGRVLAVIFSSIVHGAYMVGRHLPGYEVESLVREGVRVFVRGLG; from the coding sequence GTGAATACCCGTGAAGCTCTCCTCGAGCGCGCCAAGGCCGCATTTGCCGAGCGGGGTTATGCCGCTACCAGCCTGGAGTTGCTGGCACGCAGCCTGGGCCTATCTAAAGCCGCGGTCTATCACTACTTCCCCTCTAAGCGGGCTTTGCTCGAGGCGCTGTTGGAAGAAGCCTTGGAGGAGACCCGCCAGGCCCTGAACCAGCCAGCAGGCCTCGAGCAGCGGCTACTCGGCTACGCCTTGGCCTACCGTGGACAGGTCGAGCCCCTGACTGCCCTCATGACGGCTCACTCCGGGAGGCGGGGCGGCGACCAGGAAGCGGTCAAGGTATCCCTGGTGGCTATGCAGCAGGGGATGGATCTCCTAGCCGGAGTGCTAGAGACGGTAGTCCCGGGTAAGGGAAGGGTGTTGGCAGTGATTTTCTCGTCCATCGTCCACGGGGCCTACATGGTAGGGCGGCACCTGCCAGGATATGAGGTCGAATCCCTGGTGCGCGAAGGGGTACGGGTCTTCGTGCGGGGCCTCGGCTGA
- a CDS encoding integrase core domain-containing protein — protein sequence MQFTTVGREIWRGARQAQRLAEANASDPEVQERLRKLRLVKALRESKKSWKEIQDLVGISRATYHRWQKALKEKGLAGLKPRSRRPKHLRTKVHWTPGLLIRIETLRKENPTWGRWSIWLTLRKEGFQMSERTVGRILAYLEKHRRIESVAGYLARTQRGKLKRRVNRPYAKRKPRGYEARAPGDLVQVDTLTLTLGPGSMVKHFSAIDLHSRFVLAEVHSRATAKLSEGFLSLLLARAPFPIRAIQVDGGSEFMAEFEEACCALGIALFVLPPRSPKLNGHVERMQRTFKEEFYTRPLPTPLSELQAELDTYLDYYNRRRPHMALGGLAPLEFLAKMQEESVPQRVSNVLTDYIAYLSEGAMLDFGILLFANAGR from the coding sequence GTGCAGTTTACCACCGTTGGCCGAGAGATATGGAGAGGCGCTAGACAAGCACAGAGGCTGGCCGAGGCCAACGCAAGCGACCCAGAGGTCCAGGAACGTCTGCGCAAGCTCCGACTGGTCAAAGCCCTGCGTGAAAGTAAAAAGAGCTGGAAGGAGATCCAGGACCTGGTCGGGATCAGCCGGGCCACCTACCACCGCTGGCAAAAAGCCCTAAAAGAAAAGGGCCTGGCTGGACTCAAACCCCGCTCCCGCCGCCCTAAGCACCTGCGCACAAAGGTCCACTGGACCCCAGGGCTGCTCATTAGAATAGAAACTCTCCGCAAGGAAAACCCCACCTGGGGACGCTGGTCCATCTGGCTTACCCTCCGCAAGGAGGGTTTCCAGATGAGCGAACGCACGGTGGGGCGCATCCTGGCCTACCTGGAGAAGCACCGACGTATCGAGAGCGTGGCCGGCTACCTGGCCCGGACTCAAAGAGGGAAGCTAAAGCGAAGGGTAAACCGGCCCTACGCCAAAAGGAAGCCCCGAGGATACGAGGCCAGGGCTCCTGGGGACCTGGTCCAGGTGGACACCCTCACCCTGACCTTAGGACCGGGAAGCATGGTCAAGCACTTCTCGGCGATTGACCTCCATAGCCGGTTTGTCCTGGCGGAGGTGCACAGCCGGGCCACGGCTAAGCTTTCTGAGGGGTTCTTGTCCTTGCTTCTGGCCAGGGCCCCTTTTCCCATCCGGGCCATCCAGGTGGATGGGGGCAGCGAGTTCATGGCCGAGTTTGAGGAGGCCTGCTGTGCTCTGGGGATTGCCTTGTTTGTGCTACCGCCGAGGAGTCCTAAACTCAATGGTCACGTGGAGCGGATGCAGCGGACCTTCAAGGAGGAGTTCTACACCCGGCCTTTGCCCACCCCGCTCAGCGAGCTGCAGGCAGAGCTGGATACCTACCTGGACTACTACAACCGCCGAAGGCCTCACATGGCCCTGGGGGGTCTTGCTCCGCTGGAGTTTTTGGCTAAGATGCAAGAGGAGTCGGTTCCTCAAAGAGTCTCAAATGTGTTGACCGATTACATAGCGTATCTTTCGGAGGGTGCTATGCTCGATTTTGGGATTCTCTTGTTTGCGAATGCTGGGAGGTGA
- a CDS encoding YceI family protein: protein MTRPWLLVALVGLAYAQAPQFAVEGRVTYAASYPLGRWEGTNSTASGQVRWEVESGVLEGRICVDLRAFDSGNPLRDADSRGVFEVNKYPQSCFQPTRLLRQGEGVSVVGILDLHGVRREIRIVGSLSQEGAAYRFRGAFETKFSEWNLERPSLLFLRVDDPVQVRLEARVEPR from the coding sequence ATGACCCGGCCCTGGTTGCTGGTTGCGCTGGTGGGACTGGCCTATGCCCAAGCCCCCCAGTTCGCGGTGGAGGGGCGGGTGACCTACGCCGCCAGCTACCCCTTGGGCCGGTGGGAGGGAACCAACTCCACCGCCAGCGGACAGGTGCGCTGGGAGGTGGAAAGCGGGGTATTGGAGGGGCGGATCTGTGTGGACCTGCGCGCTTTTGACTCCGGTAACCCCTTGCGTGACGCCGATTCCCGCGGGGTATTCGAGGTGAACAAATACCCCCAAAGCTGTTTCCAGCCCACCCGCCTGCTCCGCCAAGGGGAGGGGGTGAGCGTGGTGGGGATCCTCGATTTGCACGGGGTGAGAAGAGAAATCCGCATCGTGGGGAGCTTGAGCCAAGAAGGTGCGGCTTACCGCTTTCGCGGCGCTTTTGAGACCAAGTTTTCGGAGTGGAACCTCGAGCGCCCCAGCCTGCTCTTCTTGAGGGTGGACGATCCCGTGCAGGTGCGCCTGGAGGCCCGCGTGGAGCCCCGTTAG
- a CDS encoding fasciclin domain-containing protein, which yields MNPRVFLVLGMLTLAALGFTVAQNMQGMADTSKQTIAQIVATNPNFSTLLAAVKAAGLVETLSGPGPFTVFAPTNAAFAKIPKADLDKLLADKDALTKVLTYHVVAGRVPSSEVVKLKEAKTVQGQSVTIAVSGGSVILNGNSKVTAVDIPASNGVIHVIDTVLLPK from the coding sequence ATGAATCCCCGTGTTTTTTTGGTCCTTGGCATGCTCACCCTAGCGGCACTTGGTTTTACCGTAGCGCAGAACATGCAGGGTATGGCCGATACTAGCAAGCAAACCATCGCCCAGATCGTCGCTACCAACCCCAATTTCAGCACCCTGCTAGCGGCCGTAAAAGCCGCGGGTCTGGTGGAGACGCTCTCCGGCCCTGGCCCCTTCACGGTATTTGCTCCGACCAATGCGGCTTTTGCCAAGATCCCCAAGGCTGACCTGGATAAACTCCTAGCCGACAAGGATGCCCTTACCAAGGTGCTCACCTACCATGTGGTGGCGGGACGGGTGCCCTCCAGCGAGGTGGTCAAGCTCAAAGAGGCCAAGACCGTACAGGGCCAGAGCGTGACCATCGCGGTGTCGGGCGGTAGCGTCATCCTCAACGGTAACTCTAAGGTGACGGCGGTGGATATTCCTGCTAGTAACGGCGTGATTCACGTGATCGATACCGTGTTGCTGCCTAAATAA
- a CDS encoding alpha/beta hydrolase codes for MRGVLLLLVALGLAGAQSPRWAGEPEYRTFPGVPTAAGPTLDKSYGLVYPAQGEFRGTVLFVPGFLGGATNFDALARRLVLAAPGWEVWAWDRRSNGLEDRRGFEAADPWAYYQQYRLPEFPFLKDWGLRVHLGDLQHLVEQARARGPVVLAGHSLGASLAALFALYRPEQLSGLILLDGSANLLSLSEEQYHGGADTPFGHTPGLDALNAGQAPPYISLLGLDPRGLAQAEAQAFMAAQSPGADAPHGWVPWRASRIAAALYRVDDRYQPFPAFSVSVGQAVGREGFNLLGFLFGNLTYTVRGPRGKRVEWQDTGEATDPLEFLRLYANPSTGFSEWFFPYRLTLDIRAWQVAMPELKPRTLPYPVLALGAGRGLLPRAGDFAGLSRVFPGSGFDVRILPGLTHLDLLTGRNGPAVGPIAQYLQAVRP; via the coding sequence ATGCGGGGAGTTCTGTTGCTGCTGGTGGCGCTGGGCCTAGCCGGGGCGCAAAGCCCGCGGTGGGCGGGCGAGCCTGAGTATCGCACCTTTCCCGGCGTGCCGACTGCTGCCGGGCCGACCCTGGACAAAAGCTACGGGCTCGTCTACCCGGCCCAGGGGGAGTTCAGGGGTACGGTCCTCTTCGTGCCGGGGTTTTTGGGCGGGGCCACCAACTTCGACGCACTGGCTCGGCGGTTGGTCCTAGCCGCTCCGGGCTGGGAGGTATGGGCCTGGGATCGCCGCAGCAACGGCCTCGAGGACCGCCGCGGTTTCGAAGCCGCTGATCCTTGGGCCTACTACCAGCAGTACAGACTGCCGGAGTTTCCCTTTCTCAAAGACTGGGGCCTCCGGGTGCACCTGGGCGACCTCCAGCACCTGGTAGAGCAAGCCCGTGCCCGTGGACCGGTGGTGCTGGCCGGGCACAGCCTGGGGGCTAGCCTGGCTGCCCTCTTCGCCCTGTATCGCCCGGAGCAGCTCTCTGGGCTCATCTTGTTGGATGGCTCCGCCAACTTGCTCTCGCTCAGCGAGGAGCAATACCATGGCGGCGCCGATACCCCGTTTGGCCACACGCCGGGCCTGGACGCGCTGAACGCGGGCCAGGCCCCGCCCTACATCAGCCTCTTGGGGCTTGATCCACGGGGGCTGGCCCAGGCCGAGGCTCAGGCCTTCATGGCCGCCCAATCCCCCGGGGCCGATGCCCCGCACGGTTGGGTACCCTGGCGGGCCAGCCGTATCGCGGCGGCCTTATACCGGGTGGATGACCGTTACCAGCCGTTTCCGGCATTCTCGGTTTCGGTAGGCCAGGCAGTGGGGCGAGAGGGTTTCAACCTCTTGGGCTTCCTTTTCGGCAATTTGACCTACACGGTGCGGGGACCGCGGGGGAAGAGGGTCGAGTGGCAGGATACCGGGGAAGCCACCGACCCGCTGGAGTTTTTGCGGCTTTATGCCAACCCCAGCACAGGCTTTTCCGAGTGGTTTTTCCCCTACCGCCTCACCCTCGATATCAGAGCGTGGCAGGTCGCGATGCCGGAACTCAAACCGCGTACGCTCCCTTACCCGGTGCTGGCGCTGGGGGCCGGGCGCGGGCTGCTGCCCCGTGCGGGGGATTTCGCCGGGCTTTCGAGGGTATTCCCCGGCTCTGGCTTCGACGTGCGGATCCTGCCGGGGCTCACCCACTTAGATCTCCTTACCGGGCGGAATGGGCCTGCGGTGGGGCCGATCGCCCAGTATCTACAGGCGGTTCGCCCATAG
- a CDS encoding heme ABC transporter ATP-binding protein, whose translation MPEASPYTAQAPQTEAGITLEAQDLGYRRGKRWLVRGVSLRLEGGQFWALLGPNGAGKTTLLRLLSGEIPPDTGQVTLDRKPLGQYRASELARTRAFLPQQRDLAFPFSAYEVAFLGRMPYLEDRAETAADHQVVQQALERTDALALAEELYPSLSGGEKARVDLARVLAQQPKILLLDEPTNHLDPRHQLELLEHCRELARSGRIVLAALHDLNLASLFADRLLLMKDGQAVASGTAEELFTPELLERVYGLPFQRYPHPSGRPVVLPQAT comes from the coding sequence ATGCCTGAAGCTTCCCCTTATACCGCCCAAGCTCCTCAAACAGAGGCGGGGATCACCCTGGAGGCCCAAGACCTAGGCTATCGACGCGGGAAGCGCTGGTTGGTGCGGGGGGTTTCGCTCCGGCTCGAGGGGGGCCAGTTCTGGGCCTTACTGGGGCCCAATGGGGCGGGGAAAACCACGCTGCTGCGCCTGCTCTCGGGTGAGATTCCCCCCGACACAGGCCAAGTGACGCTGGACCGCAAGCCGCTGGGGCAATACCGAGCTTCCGAGCTGGCCCGCACCCGGGCTTTTTTGCCCCAGCAGCGCGACCTCGCGTTTCCCTTCAGCGCCTACGAGGTGGCCTTTTTGGGCCGCATGCCCTACCTGGAAGACCGCGCCGAGACCGCCGCCGACCACCAGGTGGTACAGCAAGCGCTCGAGCGAACTGACGCGCTAGCCCTTGCCGAGGAGCTTTACCCTTCTCTCTCGGGGGGAGAGAAAGCCCGCGTAGACTTGGCTCGGGTACTGGCACAACAACCCAAGATCCTCTTGCTCGACGAACCCACCAACCACCTAGATCCCAGACACCAACTCGAGCTATTGGAGCATTGCCGTGAGCTAGCTCGCAGCGGGCGGATTGTTCTAGCAGCGCTGCACGACCTTAACCTGGCCTCGCTGTTCGCCGACCGGCTGCTGCTGATGAAAGATGGACAGGCCGTCGCCAGCGGAACCGCGGAGGAGCTTTTCACCCCGGAACTGCTCGAGCGAGTCTATGGCCTTCCCTTTCAGCGTTACCCCCACCCCAGCGGCAGACCGGTGGTGCTGCCGCAAGCAACTTGA